In one window of Escherichia coli DSM 30083 = JCM 1649 = ATCC 11775 DNA:
- the alsE gene encoding D-allulose-6-phosphate 3-epimerase yields the protein MKISPSLMCMDLLKFKEQIEFIDSHADYFHIDIMDGHFVPNLTLSPFFVSQVKKLASKPLDCHLMVTRPQDYIAQLARAGADFITLHPETINGQAFRLIDEIRRHGMKVGLILNPETPVEAMKYYIHKADKITVMTVDPGFAGQPFIPEMLDKVAELKAWREREGLEYEIEVDGSCNQATYEKLMAAGADVFIVGTSGLFNHAENIDEAWRIMTAQILAAKSEVQPHAKTA from the coding sequence ATGAAAATCTCCCCCTCGTTAATGTGTATGGATCTGCTGAAATTTAAAGAACAGATCGAATTTATCGACAGCCATGCCGATTACTTTCACATCGATATCATGGACGGCCACTTTGTGCCGAATCTGACGCTCTCACCGTTCTTCGTAAGCCAGGTAAAAAAACTGGCGAGTAAACCGCTCGACTGCCATCTGATGGTAACGCGTCCGCAGGATTACATTGCTCAACTGGCACGTGCGGGAGCTGATTTCATCACTTTGCATCCGGAAACTATCAACGGTCAGGCATTCCGCCTGATTGATGAAATCCGCCGTCATGGCATGAAAGTGGGGCTGATTCTTAATCCGGAAACGCCGGTTGAGGCCATGAAATACTATATCCATAAGGCTGATAAAATTACGGTCATGACTGTCGATCCCGGTTTTGCCGGACAACCCTTCATTCCTGAAATGCTGGATAAAGTTGCCGAACTGAAGGCATGGCGTGAACGAGAAGGTCTGGAGTACGAAATTGAGGTGGACGGTTCCTGCAACCAGGCAACTTACGAAAAACTAATGGCGGCAGGGGCGGATGTCTTTATCGTCGGCACTTCCGGCCTGTTTAATCATGCGGAAAATATCGACGAAGCATGGAGAATTATGACTGCGCAGATTCTGGCTGCAAAAAGCGAGGTACAGCCTCATGCAAAAACAGCATAA
- the alsK gene encoding allose kinase produces the protein MQKQHNVVAGVDMGATHIRFCLRTAEGETLHCEKKRTAEVIAPDLVSGIGEMIDEQLRRFNARCHGLVMGFPALVSKDKRTIISTPNLPLTAADLYDLADKLENTLNCPVEFSRDVNLQLSWDVVENRLTQQLVLAAYLGTGMGFAVWMNGAPWTGAHGVAGELGHIPLGDMTQHCACGNPGCLETNCSGMALRRWYEQQPRNYPLSDLFVHAENAPFVQSLLENAARAIATSINLFDPDAVILGGGVMDMPAFPPETLIAMTQKYLRRPLPYQVVRFIAASSSDFNGAQGAAILAHQRFLPQSCAKVP, from the coding sequence ATGCAAAAACAGCATAACGTCGTAGCGGGCGTGGATATGGGGGCAACGCATATCCGCTTTTGTCTGCGGACAGCAGAAGGTGAAACGCTACACTGCGAAAAAAAGCGGACCGCAGAAGTTATTGCTCCCGACCTGGTGTCGGGTATCGGCGAAATGATTGACGAGCAACTCAGGCGCTTTAACGCTCGCTGTCATGGTCTGGTGATGGGATTTCCGGCGCTGGTCAGTAAAGATAAACGCACCATTATTTCTACGCCTAACCTGCCGTTAACAGCGGCAGATTTATATGATCTCGCCGATAAGCTCGAAAATACGCTGAATTGTCCGGTTGAGTTTTCCCGCGACGTTAACCTGCAACTCTCCTGGGACGTAGTAGAAAATCGCCTTACGCAACAACTGGTTCTGGCAGCCTATCTCGGTACGGGGATGGGGTTCGCAGTGTGGATGAACGGTGCGCCGTGGACGGGTGCACACGGTGTGGCAGGCGAACTGGGCCATATCCCCCTGGGAGATATGACCCAACACTGCGCGTGTGGTAATCCTGGGTGCCTGGAAACCAATTGCTCTGGAATGGCGCTAAGACGCTGGTACGAACAACAGCCCCGAAATTACCCATTGAGCGATCTTTTCGTCCATGCGGAAAACGCCCCTTTCGTCCAGAGTCTGCTTGAAAACGCGGCACGAGCCATTGCCACCAGCATTAATCTGTTCGATCCCGATGCGGTGATTCTGGGTGGTGGCGTGATGGATATGCCCGCCTTCCCACCCGAGACTCTCATTGCCATGACCCAAAAGTACCTGCGCCGTCCACTGCCGTATCAGGTTGTGCGCTTTATTGCCGCCTCATCTTCTGACTTTAATGGCGCTCAGGGTGCAGCAATATTGGCGCATCAACGTTTTTTGCCACAGTCCTGTGCTAAAGTCCCATGA
- the yjcS gene encoding alkyl sulfatase YjcS: MNNSRLFRLSRIVIAFTAASGMMINTAYATDEAKAATQYTQQVNQNYAKSLPFGDRQDFDDAQRGFIAPLLDEGILRDANGKIYYRANDYKFDINAAAPETVNPSLWRQSQINGISGLFKVTDKMYQVRGQDISNITFVEGEKGIIVIDPLVTPPAAKAALDLYFQHRPQKPIVAVIYTHSHADHYGGVKGIISEADVKSGKVQVIAPAGFMDEAISENVLAGNIMSRRALYSYGLLLPHNAQGNVGNGLGVTLATGDPSIIAPTKTIVRTGEKMIIDGLEFDFLMTPGSEAPAEMHFYIPALKALCTAENATHTLHNFYTLRGAKTRDTSKWTEYLNETLDMWGNDAEVLFMPHTWPVWGNKHINDYIGKYRDTIKYIHDQTLHLANQGYTMNEIGDMIKLPPALANNWASRGYYGSVSHNARAVYNFYLGYYDGNPANLHPYGQVEMGKRYVQALGGSARVINLAQEANKQGDYRWSAELLKQVIAANPGDQVAKNLQANNFEQLGYQAESATWRGFYLTGAKELREGVHKFSHGTTGSPDTIRGMSVEMLFDFMSVRLDSVKAAGKNISLNFNMSNGDNLNLTLNDSVLNYRKTLQPQADASFYISREDLHAVLTGQAKMADQVKAKKAKIIGNGAKLEEIIACLDNFDLWVNIVTPN; the protein is encoded by the coding sequence ATGAATAACTCTCGGTTATTCCGTTTGAGCAGGATTGTTATTGCGTTCACTGCCGCCAGCGGCATGATGATAAATACCGCTTACGCAACAGATGAGGCGAAAGCCGCCACTCAATATACCCAACAGGTTAATCAGAATTACGCCAAATCATTACCGTTTGGCGATCGCCAGGATTTTGACGATGCTCAGCGTGGATTTATCGCTCCGCTGCTGGATGAAGGTATTCTGCGTGATGCGAACGGTAAAATTTACTACCGCGCGAATGATTACAAATTTGATATTAATGCCGCTGCGCCGGAAACCGTAAACCCCAGCCTGTGGCGTCAGTCGCAGATCAACGGCATTTCTGGCCTGTTCAAAGTCACCGATAAAATGTATCAGGTGCGCGGCCAGGATATCTCTAACATTACGTTCGTTGAGGGCGAGAAAGGCATTATTGTTATTGACCCACTGGTGACGCCACCTGCCGCAAAAGCCGCACTTGACCTTTACTTCCAGCATCGTCCGCAAAAACCGATTGTTGCCGTTATCTACACTCACAGCCACGCCGACCACTACGGCGGCGTGAAAGGTATTATCTCTGAAGCCGATGTTAAATCCGGCAAAGTTCAGGTGATTGCTCCAGCTGGCTTTATGGACGAAGCCATCAGCGAAAACGTGCTGGCGGGTAACATCATGAGCCGCCGTGCGCTCTACTCTTACGGTCTGTTACTGCCGCACAACGCGCAAGGCAACGTGGGCAACGGCCTCGGCGTGACGCTGGCAACCGGCGACCCAAGCATTATTGCACCGACTAAAACTATCGTGAGAACTGGCGAGAAGATGATTATCGACGGCCTGGAGTTTGACTTCCTGATGACCCCAGGTAGCGAAGCGCCAGCGGAAATGCACTTCTATATTCCGGCCCTGAAAGCCCTGTGTACCGCCGAGAATGCCACGCATACCCTGCACAACTTCTACACCCTGCGCGGCGCGAAAACCCGCGACACCAGCAAGTGGACCGAGTATCTGAACGAAACGTTGGATATGTGGGGTAACGACGCGGAAGTGCTGTTTATGCCGCACACCTGGCCGGTCTGGGGCAATAAGCATATCAATGATTATATTGGTAAATATCGCGATACTATCAAGTACATTCACGACCAGACCCTGCACCTGGCGAACCAGGGCTACACCATGAATGAAATCGGCGACATGATTAAGCTGCCGCCTGCGCTTGCCAATAACTGGGCCAGCCGCGGCTATTACGGTTCTGTCAGCCACAACGCCCGCGCGGTGTATAACTTCTATCTTGGCTATTACGACGGTAACCCGGCTAACCTGCATCCGTATGGTCAGGTGGAGATGGGTAAACGTTACGTGCAGGCGCTGGGCGGTTCTGCCCGCGTCATCAACCTGGCGCAAGAAGCGAACAAGCAAGGTGATTATCGCTGGTCGGCAGAACTGCTGAAACAGGTGATTGCCGCCAACCCGGGTGACCAGGTCGCGAAGAATCTGCAAGCGAATAATTTTGAACAGCTGGGCTATCAGGCCGAGTCCGCCACCTGGCGCGGTTTCTACCTGACCGGCGCGAAAGAGCTGCGCGAAGGGGTGCATAAGTTCAGCCACGGCACCACCGGTTCCCCGGACACCATTCGCGGGATGTCGGTCGAAATGCTGTTCGACTTTATGTCCGTTCGCCTCGATAGCGTGAAAGCCGCGGGTAAAAATATCAGCCTGAACTTCAATATGAGCAACGGCGATAACCTCAACCTGACGCTGAACGATAGCGTGCTTAACTACCGTAAAACACTGCAACCGCAAGCTGACGCCTCTTTCTACATCAGCCGTGAAGATCTGCACGCCGTGCTGACCGGACAGGCAAAAATGGCCGATCAGGTGAAAGCGAAGAAAGCCAAAATTATTGGCAATGGCGCGAAACTGGAAGAAATTATCGCCTGTCTGGATAATTTCGATTTGTGGGTGAATATCGTAACCCCAAATTAA
- the ytcA gene encoding YtcA family lipoprotein → MPTVLSRMAMQLKKTAWIIPVFMVSGCSLSPAIPVIGAYYPGWFFCAIASLILTLITRRIIQRTNINLAFVGIIYTALFALYAMLFWLAFF, encoded by the coding sequence ATGCCAACAGTTCTCTCTCGCATGGCGATGCAACTCAAAAAAACAGCCTGGATAATTCCCGTCTTCATGGTTTCGGGATGCTCATTATCTCCGGCAATCCCGGTGATCGGCGCTTATTATCCCGGCTGGTTTTTCTGCGCTATTGCCAGCCTTATTTTGACGCTCATCACGAGGCGAATTATTCAGCGGACAAATATCAATCTGGCATTTGTCGGAATTATTTATACCGCCCTTTTTGCTCTCTACGCCATGCTGTTCTGGCTGGCATTTTTCTAA
- the mdtN gene encoding multidrug efflux transporter periplasmic adaptor subunit MdtN translates to MESTPKKAPRSKFPALLVVALALVALVFVIWRVDSAPSTNDAYASADTIDVVPEVSGRIVELAVTDNQAVKQGDLLFRIDPRPYEANLAKAEASLAALDKQIMLTQRSVDAQQFGADSVNATVEKARAAAKQASDTLRRTEPLLREGFVSAEEVDRARTAQRAAEADLNAVLLQAQSAASSVSGVDALVAQRAAVEADIALTKLHLEMATVRAPFDGRVISLKTSVGQFASAMRPIFTLIDTRHWYVIANFRETDLKNIRSGTLATIRLMSDSGKTFEGKVDSIGYGVLPDDGGLVLGGLPKVSRSINWVRVAQRFPVKIMVDKPDPEMFRIGASAVANLEPQ, encoded by the coding sequence ATGGAAAGTACGCCGAAAAAAGCTCCTCGCAGTAAATTCCCTGCTCTGTTAGTGGTTGCGTTGGCGCTGGTTGCCCTTGTTTTCGTTATCTGGCGCGTAGACAGTGCGCCATCAACTAATGACGCTTACGCGTCAGCAGATACCATTGATGTGGTGCCGGAAGTCAGCGGTCGCATTGTAGAACTGGCGGTCACCGACAACCAGGCGGTGAAACAGGGCGATTTGCTGTTCCGCATTGACCCGCGCCCGTACGAAGCCAATCTGGCGAAAGCTGAAGCCTCCCTCGCGGCGCTGGATAAGCAAATTATGCTCACCCAGCGTAGCGTTGACGCACAACAGTTTGGTGCCGACTCGGTTAATGCCACGGTAGAAAAAGCCCGTGCCGCCGCGAAACAAGCCAGCGATACGTTACGCCGTACCGAACCGCTACTGCGAGAAGGTTTTGTTTCTGCGGAAGAGGTTGACCGTGCAAGAACCGCACAGCGTGCGGCAGAAGCGGACCTTAATGCCGTATTGTTGCAGGCGCAGTCAGCCGCCAGCTCCGTCAGCGGCGTGGATGCGCTGGTGGCGCAACGTGCGGCAGTCGAAGCGGATATTGCGTTGACGAAACTGCATCTGGAAATGGCGACCGTTCGCGCGCCGTTTGATGGCCGGGTCATTTCCCTCAAAACCTCCGTCGGGCAGTTTGCATCTGCGATGCGCCCTATTTTCACTCTAATCGACACTCGTCACTGGTACGTGATTGCCAACTTCCGCGAAACTGATCTGAAAAATATTCGCTCGGGTACACTCGCAACCATTCGCCTGATGAGCGACAGCGGCAAAACCTTCGAGGGTAAAGTGGATTCGATTGGCTACGGCGTGCTACCGGATGACGGCGGCCTGGTGCTGGGCGGCCTGCCGAAAGTGTCACGGTCTATTAACTGGGTCCGCGTTGCCCAGCGTTTTCCGGTCAAAATCATGGTTGATAAACCTGACCCGGAAATGTTCCGCATCGGCGCTTCGGCAGTCGCTAATCTTGAGCCACAATAA
- the mdtO gene encoding multidrug efflux transporter permease subunit MdtO — protein sequence MSALNSLPLPVVRLLAFFHEELSERRPGRVPQTMQLWVGCLLVILISMTFEIPFVALSLAVLFYGIQSNAFYTKFVAILFVVATVLEIGSLFLIYKWSYGEPLIRLIIAGPILMGCMFLMRTHRLGLVFFAVAIVAIYGQTFPAMLDYPEVVVRLTLWCIVVGLYPTLLMTLIGVLWFPSRAITQMHQALNDRLDDAISHLTDSLAPLPETRIEREALALQKLNVFCLADDANWRTQSAWWQSCVATVTYIYSTLNRYDPTSFADSQAIIEFRQKLVSEINKLQHTIAEGQCWQSDWRISESEAMAARECNLENICQTLLQLGQMDPNTPPTPAAKPPSMVADAFTNPDYMRYAVKTLLACLICYTFYSGVDWEGIHTCMLTCVIVANPNVGSSYQKMVLRFGGAFCGAILALLFTLLVMPWLDNIVELLFVLAPIFLLGAWIATSSERSSYIGTQMVVTFALATLENVFGPVYDLVEIRDRALGIIIGTVVSAVIYTFVWPESEARTLPQKLAGALGMLSKVMRIPRQQEVTALRTYLQIRIGLHAAFNACEEMCQRVVLERQLDSEERALLIERSQTVIRQGRDILHAWDATWNSAQALDNALQPDRAGQFADALEKYAAGLATALSRSPQITLEETPASQAILPTLLKQEQHVCQLFARLPDWTAPALTPATEQAQGATQ from the coding sequence ATGAGCGCGCTCAACTCCCTGCCATTACCGGTGGTCAGGCTGCTGGCGTTCTTTCATGAAGAGTTAAGCGAGCGGCGACCAGGGCGCGTGCCACAGACTATGCAACTCTGGGTAGGCTGCCTGCTGGTGATTCTGATCTCGATGACTTTTGAGATCCCTTTTGTGGCGTTATCACTGGCAGTGCTGTTTTACGGTATTCAGTCGAACGCGTTTTACACCAAATTTGTCGCGATCTTGTTTGTGGTTGCCACGGTGCTGGAGATCGGCAGCCTGTTTTTGATCTACAAATGGTCATATGGCGAACCGTTGATCCGATTGATCATCGCCGGGCCGATCCTGATGGGCTGCATGTTTTTGATGCGCACCCATCGGCTGGGACTGGTCTTTTTCGCCGTCGCCATTGTCGCTATTTACGGGCAAACCTTCCCCGCCATGCTCGACTATCCGGAAGTGGTCGTGCGCTTAACGCTGTGGTGTATCGTTGTTGGCCTCTATCCAACCTTGCTGATGACGTTAATCGGCGTGCTGTGGTTTCCCAGTCGTGCCATTACGCAGATGCATCAGGCGCTTAATGATCGGCTTGATGATGCCATTAGCCACCTGACGGACAGCCTCGCACCGCTACCCGAAACGCGGATTGAAAGAGAGGCGCTGGCGCTGCAAAAACTCAATGTCTTTTGCCTCGCGGATGATGCCAACTGGCGAACCCAGAGCGCATGGTGGCAAAGCTGCGTGGCAACGGTAACCTACATTTACTCGACGCTGAATCGCTACGATCCCACCTCTTTTGCTGATTCTCAGGCAATTATTGAATTTCGGCAAAAATTAGTCTCAGAAATCAACAAGCTGCAACATACCATTGCCGAAGGTCAGTGCTGGCAAAGCGACTGGCGGATCAGTGAAAGTGAAGCGATGGCGGCACGGGAATGTAACCTGGAGAATATCTGCCAGACGCTGTTACAGCTTGGTCAGATGGACCCGAATACGCCGCCAACGCCCGCAGCCAAACCGCCATCAATGGTCGCCGATGCTTTTACCAATCCAGACTATATGCGCTACGCGGTAAAAACGCTGCTCGCCTGTTTGATCTGTTACACCTTCTACAGCGGCGTGGACTGGGAAGGCATTCACACCTGTATGCTGACCTGCGTGATCGTCGCTAATCCAAATGTCGGTTCGTCGTACCAGAAGATGGTGCTGCGTTTTGGTGGGGCCTTTTGCGGCGCGATTCTGGCACTGTTATTCACGCTACTGGTCATGCCCTGGCTGGACAATATTGTCGAATTGCTGTTTGTGCTGGCACCGATTTTCCTGTTGGGCGCATGGATTGCCACCAGCTCTGAACGCTCTTCTTATATCGGCACACAGATGGTGGTCACCTTCGCGCTCGCCACGCTCGAAAACGTTTTTGGCCCGGTGTACGACCTGGTGGAAATTCGCGATCGCGCTCTGGGTATCATCATTGGTACCGTGGTGTCCGCGGTGATTTACACCTTTGTCTGGCCTGAAAGCGAAGCGCGCACGCTGCCGCAAAAACTGGCTGGCGCGCTGGGTATGTTGAGTAAAGTAATGCGGATCCCACGCCAGCAGGAAGTCACGGCTCTGCGCACTTATCTGCAAATTCGCATAGGTCTGCATGCGGCGTTTAATGCCTGTGAAGAGATGTGCCAACGCGTGGTGCTGGAGCGTCAACTGGACAGCGAAGAACGCGCATTACTGATTGAACGTTCGCAAACGGTTATTCGTCAGGGCCGCGATATTCTTCACGCCTGGGATGCCACCTGGAACTCGGCGCAGGCGCTGGATAACGCACTACAGCCGGACAGAGCAGGTCAGTTTGCCGACGCCCTGGAGAAATACGCTGCCGGTCTGGCAACCGCACTCAGCCGTTCTCCTCAAATAACGCTTGAAGAAACACCCGCCTCGCAGGCCATCCTGCCCACCTTATTAAAACAGGAGCAACACGTCTGCCAGCTTTTCGCCCGCTTGCCAGACTGGACAGCTCCGGCATTAACGCCCGCCACGGAACAGGCACAAGGAGCCACGCAATGA
- the mdtP gene encoding multidrug efflux transporter outer membrane subunit MdtP, with amino-acid sequence MINRQLSRLLLCSILGSTTLISGCALVRKDSAPHQQLKPEQIKLADDIHLASSGWPQAQWWKQLNDPQLDALIQRTLSGSHTLAEAKLREEKAQSQADLLDAGSQLQVAALGMLNRQRVSANGFLSPYAMDAPALGMDGPYYTEATVGLFAGLDLDLWGVHRSAVAAAIGAHNAALAETAAVELSLTTGVAQLYYSMQASYQMLDLLEQTRDVIDYAVKAHQSKVAHGLEAQVPFHGARAQILAVDKQIAAVKGQITETRESLRALIGAGASDMPEIKPVALPRVQTGIPATLSYELLARRPDLQAMRWYVQASLDQVDSARALFYPSFDIKAFFGLDSIHLDTLFKKTSRQFNFIPGLKLPLFDGGRLNANLEGTRAASNMMIERYNQSVLNAVRDVAVNGTRLQTLNDEREMQAERVEATRFTQRAAEAAYQRGLTSRLQATEARLPVLAEEMSLLMLDSRRVIQSIQLMKSLGGGYQAAPIVEKK; translated from the coding sequence ATGATCAATCGTCAACTTTCACGTCTGCTGTTGTGCAGCATTCTCGGCAGCACGACGCTGATTTCCGGCTGTGCCCTGGTACGTAAGGATTCTGCGCCTCATCAACAGCTCAAACCGGAACAAATCAAACTGGCCGATGATATTCATCTTGCCAGCTCCGGCTGGCCGCAGGCGCAGTGGTGGAAACAACTCAATGACCCGCAGCTGGATGCGCTGATCCAACGGACGCTAAGTGGTTCACACACCCTCGCCGAAGCGAAACTGCGGGAAGAAAAAGCGCAGTCCCAGGCCGATTTGTTAGATGCCGGTTCACAATTACAGGTCGCAGCGTTAGGGATGCTCAACCGCCAACGCGTCTCGGCGAACGGCTTTTTAAGCCCTTATGCGATGGATGCGCCAGCACTGGGTATGGACGGGCCGTACTATACGGAAGCCACAGTCGGTTTGTTTGCCGGACTGGATCTCGATTTGTGGGGTGTGCATCGCTCAGCGGTTGCTGCCGCCATTGGCGCGCATAATGCCGCGCTGGCAGAAACCGCAGCAGTAGAGCTATCGCTGACCACGGGCGTAGCGCAGCTTTATTACAGTATGCAGGCCAGCTATCAGATGCTCGATCTGTTAGAACAAACTCGCGATGTGATTGATTACGCGGTGAAAGCGCACCAGAGTAAAGTGGCGCACGGTCTGGAAGCGCAAGTGCCTTTCCACGGCGCGCGGGCACAGATTCTGGCGGTCGATAAACAAATTGCTGCCGTCAAAGGGCAAATCACTGAAACGCGAGAATCTCTGCGTGCATTGATTGGCGCGGGAGCCAGCGATATGCCGGAGATCAAACCGGTGGCATTACCACGAGTACAGACCGGCATTCCGGCAACGCTCTCTTATGAGTTGCTCGCCAGACGCCCGGATCTGCAAGCCATGCGCTGGTATGTTCAGGCGTCATTAGATCAGGTGGATTCCGCGCGGGCGCTGTTCTACCCGAGCTTTGATATCAAAGCGTTTTTCGGTCTGGACTCCATCCACCTGGATACCTTATTCAAAAAAACCAGTCGCCAGTTCAACTTCATCCCGGGTCTGAAATTGCCGCTGTTTGACGGTGGACGGTTGAATGCCAATCTCGAAGGCACTCGCGCCGCCAGCAACATGATGATTGAACGTTACAACCAGTCAGTACTGAACGCGGTGCGTGACGTTGCCGTCAACGGCACACGTCTGCAAACGCTCAACGACGAGCGAGAGATGCAGGCTGAACGCGTAGAAGCAACGCGCTTCACCCAGCGCGCAGCCGAGGCCGCCTATCAGCGCGGCTTAACCAGCCGCTTACAGGCCACCGAAGCCCGGTTGCCAGTGCTTGCCGAAGAGATGTCATTACTGATGCTGGACAGCCGCCGGGTGATCCAAAGCATTCAGTTGATGAAATCGCTGGGCGGCGGGTATCAGGCGGCTCCCATCGTCGAGAAAAAATAA
- the fdhF gene encoding formate dehydrogenase H subunit alpha, selenocysteine-containing codes for MKKVVTVCPYCASGCKINLVVDNGKIVRAEAAQGKTNQGTLCLKGYYGWDFINDTQILTPRLKTPMIRRQRGGKLEPVSWDEALNYVAERLSAIKEKYGPDAIQTTGSSRGTGNETNYVMQKFARAVIGTNNVDCCARVUHGPSVAGLHQSVGNGAMSNAINEIDNTDLVFVFGYNPADSHPIVANHVINAKRNGAKIIVCDPRKIETARIADMHIALKNGSNIALLNAMGHVIIEENLYDKAFVASRTEGFEEYRKIVEGYTPESVEDITGVSASEIRQAARMYAQAESAAILWGMGVTQFYQGVETVRSLTSLAMLTGNLGKPHAGVNPVRGQNNVQGACDMGALPDTYPGYQYVKDPANREKFAKAWGVESLPAHTGYRISELPHRVAHGEVRAAYIMGEDPLQTDAELSAVRKAFEDLELVIVQDIFMTKTASAADVILPSTSWGEHEGVFTAADRGFQRFFKAVEPKWDLKTDWQIISEIATRMGYPMHYNNTQEIWDELRHLCPDFYGATYEKMGELGFIQWPCRDTSDADQGTSYLFKEKFDTPNGLAQFFTCDWVAPIDKLTDEYPMVLSTVREVGHYSCRSMTGNCAALAALADEPGYAQINTEDAKRLGIEDEALVWVHSRKGKIITRAQVSDRPNKGAIYMTYQWWIGACNELVTENLSPITKTPEYKYCAVRVEPIADQRAAEQYVIDEYNKLKTRLREAALA; via the coding sequence ATGAAAAAAGTCGTCACGGTTTGCCCCTATTGCGCATCAGGTTGCAAAATCAACCTGGTCGTCGATAACGGCAAAATCGTCCGGGCGGAGGCAGCGCAGGGGAAAACCAACCAGGGTACCCTGTGTCTGAAGGGTTATTATGGCTGGGACTTCATTAACGATACCCAGATCCTGACCCCGCGCCTGAAAACCCCCATGATCCGTCGCCAGCGTGGCGGCAAACTCGAACCTGTTTCCTGGGATGAGGCACTGAATTACGTTGCCGAGCGCCTGAGCGCCATCAAAGAGAAGTACGGTCCGGATGCCATCCAGACGACCGGCTCCTCGCGCGGTACGGGTAACGAAACCAACTATGTAATGCAAAAATTTGCGCGCGCCGTTATTGGTACCAATAACGTTGACTGCTGCGCTCGTGTCTGACACGGCCCATCGGTTGCAGGTCTGCACCAATCGGTCGGTAATGGCGCAATGAGCAATGCTATTAACGAAATTGATAATACCGATTTAGTGTTCGTTTTCGGGTATAACCCGGCGGATTCCCACCCAATCGTGGCGAATCACGTAATTAACGCTAAACGTAACGGGGCGAAAATTATCGTCTGCGATCCGCGTAAAATTGAAACCGCGCGCATTGCTGACATGCACATTGCATTGAAAAACGGCTCGAACATCGCGCTGTTGAATGCGATGGGCCATGTCATTATTGAAGAAAATCTGTACGACAAAGCGTTCGTCGCTTCCCGTACAGAAGGCTTTGAAGAGTATCGTAAAATCGTTGAAGGCTACACGCCGGAGTCGGTTGAAGATATCACCGGCGTCAGCGCCAGTGAGATTCGTCAGGCGGCGCGGATGTATGCCCAGGCGGAAAGCGCCGCCATCCTGTGGGGCATGGGGGTAACCCAGTTCTATCAGGGCGTGGAAACCGTGCGTTCTCTGACCAGCCTCGCGATGCTGACCGGTAACCTCGGTAAGCCACATGCGGGTGTAAACCCGGTTCGTGGTCAGAACAACGTGCAGGGTGCCTGCGATATGGGCGCGCTGCCGGATACGTATCCGGGCTATCAGTACGTGAAAGATCCGGCTAACCGCGAGAAATTTGCCAAAGCCTGGGGCGTGGAAAGCCTGCCTGCTCATACCGGTTATCGTATCAGCGAGCTGCCGCACCGCGTGGCGCATGGTGAAGTGAGAGCGGCGTACATTATGGGCGAAGATCCGCTGCAAACTGACGCGGAACTGTCGGCAGTACGTAAAGCCTTTGAAGATCTGGAACTGGTTATCGTTCAGGACATCTTTATGACCAAAACCGCGTCGGCGGCGGATGTCATTTTACCGTCAACGTCGTGGGGCGAGCATGAAGGCGTGTTTACTGCGGCTGACCGTGGCTTCCAGCGTTTCTTCAAGGCGGTTGAGCCGAAGTGGGATCTGAAAACGGACTGGCAAATCATCAGTGAAATTGCCACTCGTATGGGTTATCCGATGCACTACAACAACACCCAGGAGATCTGGGACGAGTTGCGTCATCTGTGCCCGGATTTCTACGGTGCGACTTACGAGAAAATGGGCGAACTGGGCTTCATTCAGTGGCCTTGCCGCGATACTTCAGATGCCGATCAGGGGACTTCTTATCTGTTTAAAGAGAAGTTTGATACCCCGAACGGTCTGGCGCAGTTCTTCACCTGCGACTGGGTAGCGCCAATCGACAAACTCACCGACGAGTACCCGATGGTACTGTCAACGGTGCGTGAAGTTGGTCACTACTCTTGCCGTTCGATGACCGGTAACTGTGCGGCACTGGCGGCGCTGGCTGATGAACCTGGCTACGCACAAATCAATACCGAAGACGCCAAACGTCTGGGTATTGAAGATGAGGCATTGGTTTGGGTGCACTCGCGTAAAGGCAAAATTATCACCCGTGCGCAGGTCAGCGATCGTCCGAACAAAGGGGCGATTTACATGACCTACCAGTGGTGGATTGGTGCCTGTAACGAGCTGGTGACCGAAAACTTAAGCCCGATTACGAAAACGCCGGAATACAAATACTGCGCCGTGCGCGTCGAGCCGATCGCCGATCAGCGCGCCGCCGAGCAGTACGTGATTGACGAGTACAACAAGTTGAAAACTCGCCTGCGCGAAGCGGCACTGGCGTAA